A DNA window from Amycolatopsis sp. DSM 110486 contains the following coding sequences:
- the groL gene encoding chaperonin GroEL (60 kDa chaperone family; promotes refolding of misfolded polypeptides especially under stressful conditions; forms two stacked rings of heptamers to form a barrel-shaped 14mer; ends can be capped by GroES; misfolded proteins enter the barrel where they are refolded when GroES binds) yields the protein MAKLIAFDEDARRGLERGLNILAEAVKVTLGPRGRNVVLEKKWGAPTITNDGVSIAKEIELEDPWEKIGAELVKEVAKKTDDVAGDGTTTATVLAQALVREGLRNVAAGADPISLKRGIEAAVEAITEQLHKMAVQIETKEQIAATASISAADRTIGELIAEALDKVGKEGVVTVEESNTFGLELELTEGMRFDKGYVSGYFVTDPERQEAELEDPYILLFGSKISNVKDVLPLLEKVIQSGKPLLIIAEDVEGEALATLVVNKIRGTFKSVAVKAPGFGDRRKAILQDIAILSGGQVISEDVGLKLENADLSLLGRARKAVITRDETTIVEGAGDADQIQGRVNQIRAEIENSDSDYDREKLQERLAKLAGGVAVIKAGAATEVELKERKHRIEDAVRNAKAAVEEGIVAGGGVALIQAAEAAFAGLKLEGDEATGANIVKVAVEAPLKQIAINAGLEGGVVAEKVKSLPQGHGLNAATGVYEDLLAAGVPDPTKVTRSALQNAASIAALFLTTEAVVADKPEKASAAPADPSGGMGGMDF from the coding sequence ATGGCCAAACTGATCGCGTTCGACGAGGACGCCCGCCGCGGTCTTGAGCGCGGCCTCAACATCCTCGCCGAAGCCGTCAAGGTGACGCTCGGCCCGCGTGGCCGCAACGTCGTGCTCGAAAAGAAGTGGGGCGCGCCGACGATCACCAACGACGGTGTCTCCATCGCCAAGGAGATCGAGCTCGAGGACCCGTGGGAGAAGATCGGGGCAGAGCTCGTCAAGGAAGTTGCCAAGAAGACCGACGACGTCGCGGGTGACGGCACCACCACCGCCACCGTGCTCGCCCAGGCGCTCGTGCGCGAGGGCCTGCGCAACGTTGCCGCGGGTGCCGACCCGATCAGCCTGAAGCGCGGCATCGAGGCGGCCGTCGAGGCCATCACCGAGCAGCTGCACAAGATGGCCGTCCAGATCGAGACCAAGGAGCAGATCGCTGCTACGGCCTCGATTTCTGCCGCTGACCGCACCATCGGCGAGCTGATCGCCGAGGCGCTGGACAAGGTCGGCAAGGAAGGCGTCGTCACCGTCGAGGAGAGCAACACCTTCGGCCTCGAGCTCGAGCTCACCGAGGGCATGCGCTTCGACAAGGGCTACGTGTCGGGCTACTTCGTGACCGACCCGGAGCGCCAGGAAGCCGAGCTGGAGGACCCCTACATCCTCCTCTTCGGTTCCAAGATCTCGAACGTCAAGGACGTTCTGCCGCTGCTGGAGAAGGTCATCCAGTCCGGCAAGCCGCTGCTGATCATCGCCGAGGACGTCGAGGGCGAAGCCCTTGCCACCCTGGTCGTCAACAAGATCCGCGGCACCTTCAAGTCCGTCGCCGTCAAGGCCCCGGGCTTCGGTGACCGCCGCAAGGCCATCCTGCAGGACATCGCGATCCTGTCCGGTGGCCAGGTGATCTCGGAGGACGTCGGCCTCAAGCTGGAGAACGCGGACCTGTCGCTGCTGGGCCGCGCCCGCAAGGCCGTGATCACGCGCGACGAGACCACGATCGTCGAGGGTGCGGGCGACGCCGACCAGATCCAGGGTCGCGTCAACCAGATCCGTGCGGAGATCGAGAACTCGGACTCCGACTACGACCGTGAGAAGCTGCAGGAGCGCCTCGCGAAGCTGGCCGGCGGCGTCGCCGTCATCAAGGCCGGTGCCGCGACGGAGGTCGAGCTCAAGGAGCGCAAGCACCGCATCGAGGACGCGGTGCGCAACGCCAAGGCCGCCGTGGAAGAGGGCATCGTCGCCGGTGGTGGCGTGGCTCTGATCCAGGCCGCCGAGGCTGCCTTCGCGGGCCTGAAGCTCGAGGGCGACGAGGCCACTGGTGCCAACATCGTCAAGGTCGCCGTCGAGGCGCCGCTCAAGCAGATCGCCATCAACGCCGGCCTCGAGGGCGGCGTCGTGGCGGAGAAGGTCAAGTCCCTCCCGCAGGGCCACGGCCTCAACGCCGCCACCGGTGTCTACGAGGACCTGCTCGCCGCCGGCGTGCCGGACCCCACGAAGGTCACCCGCTCCGCGCTCCAGAACGCCGCCTCCATCGCGGCGCTGTTCCTGACCACCGAGGCTGTCGTCGCGGACAAGCCGGAGAAGGCTTCCGCCGCTCCGGCCGACCCGTCCGGCGGCATGGGTGGCATGGACTTCTGA
- a CDS encoding alkyl sulfatase C-terminal domain-containing protein, with product MRVDGPRAAAEPLTIEWRFTDLATTIRTTLSNGALIQTANPTSAVDVDLTLTLTKEQLLGLLSGGDPDDLDHTGDPAVLGRLLALLDSDDPGFAIVTP from the coding sequence ATCCGCGTCGACGGTCCCCGCGCCGCCGCCGAACCGCTCACCATCGAGTGGCGCTTCACCGACCTCGCCACCACGATCCGCACCACCTTGTCCAACGGCGCGCTGATCCAGACCGCGAACCCGACGTCCGCCGTGGACGTCGACCTGACCCTCACGTTGACCAAGGAACAGCTGCTCGGCCTCCTGTCCGGCGGCGACCCGGATGACCTCGACCACACCGGCGACCCCGCCGTCCTCGGGCGGCTGCTCGCGCTCCTCGACTCGGACGACCCGGGCTTCGCCATCGTCACGCCGTGA